In Sphingomonas sp. LT1P40, the following are encoded in one genomic region:
- the gatB gene encoding Asp-tRNA(Asn)/Glu-tRNA(Gln) amidotransferase subunit GatB gives MNEYRIKGETGDWEVVIGLEVHAQVTSNAKLFSGSPTTFGAEPNTQVSLVDAAMPGMLPVPNRECVRQAVRTGMAIEAKINKWSRFDRKNYFYADLPQGYQISQLYHPIVGEGAVDIEIEGETKTIGVERIHIEQDAGKLMHDQHPTQSYVDLNRSGVALMEIVSRPDMRSPAEAGAYLAKLRSILRYVGSCDGNMDQGSMRADVNVSVRKPGDELGTRTETKNVNSVRFVMQTVEIEAKRQVDVLENGGRIVQETRLFDPDKGETRSMRSKEDAHDYRYFPDPDLLPLELDDAFLDECRASLPELPDAKRARYEAQGVTPYNAAVLTAEVEAARYFDTLLEAGVNAVPAANWVTSELFGALNRLGKDIENSPVGPTQAAELLSLVGDGTLSNTLAKQVFEIMLETGDAPAKIVDERGLKQTSDTGAIEAEIAKILAANADKVADYRGGKDKLFGFFVGQTMKAMAGKANPAVVNDLLKKALDG, from the coding sequence ATGAACGAATACCGCATCAAAGGCGAAACCGGCGATTGGGAGGTCGTGATCGGCCTGGAAGTCCACGCCCAGGTCACGTCCAACGCCAAGCTCTTCTCCGGCTCACCCACGACGTTCGGCGCGGAACCGAACACGCAGGTCAGCCTCGTCGACGCCGCCATGCCCGGTATGCTCCCCGTGCCGAACCGCGAATGCGTCCGTCAGGCCGTACGCACCGGCATGGCGATCGAGGCTAAGATCAACAAATGGTCGCGCTTCGACCGCAAGAACTACTTTTACGCCGATCTGCCGCAGGGCTATCAGATCAGCCAGCTCTATCACCCGATCGTGGGGGAGGGCGCAGTCGATATCGAAATCGAGGGTGAAACGAAAACCATCGGCGTCGAACGCATCCATATCGAGCAGGATGCCGGCAAGCTGATGCACGATCAGCATCCGACCCAGTCCTATGTCGATCTCAACCGCTCCGGCGTCGCGCTGATGGAAATCGTCAGCCGCCCGGACATGCGTTCGCCCGCCGAAGCAGGGGCTTACCTCGCAAAGCTGCGATCCATTCTTCGCTATGTCGGCTCGTGCGACGGCAATATGGATCAGGGTTCGATGCGCGCCGACGTCAATGTCAGCGTGCGCAAGCCCGGCGACGAACTCGGCACGCGCACCGAAACCAAGAACGTCAATTCGGTCCGCTTCGTCATGCAGACGGTGGAGATCGAGGCGAAGCGCCAGGTCGATGTCCTCGAAAATGGCGGCCGCATTGTTCAGGAAACGCGCCTGTTCGATCCCGATAAGGGCGAGACGCGGTCGATGCGCTCGAAGGAAGACGCGCACGACTATCGCTATTTCCCGGACCCCGATCTGCTCCCGCTGGAACTGGACGACGCGTTTCTCGACGAATGCCGCGCATCGCTGCCGGAACTGCCAGACGCCAAGCGCGCACGGTACGAAGCACAGGGTGTCACCCCTTATAACGCCGCCGTCCTGACGGCGGAGGTCGAGGCGGCGCGCTATTTCGACACGTTGCTGGAGGCGGGCGTCAACGCCGTTCCCGCCGCCAACTGGGTCACGTCGGAGCTGTTCGGCGCGCTGAACCGGCTGGGGAAGGATATCGAGAACAGCCCGGTCGGCCCCACGCAGGCCGCCGAACTGCTCTCGCTGGTCGGTGATGGCACGCTATCGAACACCCTCGCCAAGCAAGTGTTCGAGATCATGCTCGAAACCGGCGACGCACCGGCCAAGATCGTCGACGAACGCGGCCTGAAACAGACCAGCGACACCGGCGCGATCGAGGCCGAAATCGCCAAGATTCTCGCCGCCAACGCGGACAAGGTCGCTGACTATCGCGGCGGCAAGGACAAATTATTCGGCTTCTTCGTTGGCCAGACGATGAAGGCGATGGCGGGCAAGGCCAACCCCGCCGTCGTCAACGACCTGCTGAAGAAAGCGCTCGACGGCTAG